The Capsicum annuum cultivar UCD-10X-F1 unplaced genomic scaffold, UCD10Xv1.1 ctg999, whole genome shotgun sequence genome includes a region encoding these proteins:
- the LOC124895858 gene encoding uncharacterized protein LOC124895858 has protein sequence MDPSLINTNTSSESVTTFSVAMDMSVSIGREITPELIAGLEQQTAELRLMVQNTPLPHCAPPVYTYATTPPVTQTQGLYHIDANHYVKMENDLRMYTDDTVNRKLKDLEDAIRSLRGLGNNQSVRYEDLCAFPEIELPPGYKIPKFEKFDGFENSFFHLKTYCEKLIGVGKNEGIRDDLANAFVDHYKFHVDIIPDRISITKLRQRSNENFYEYSIHWREKATRVHPPMEETEMISYFIHALNLEYFDRMITMAGKTFIEIVKT, from the exons ATGGATCCTAGTCTGATTAACACAAATACTTCTTCTGAGTCAGTTACCACCTTTTCTGTGGCAATGGACATGAGTGTCTCGATAGGAAGGGAAATAACCCCAGAGCTCATTGCCGGTTTGGAGCAACAAACTGCCGAGCTAAGGCTCATG GTTCAGAACACACCCTTGCCACACTGTGCTCCACCAGTGTACACCTATGCTACCACCCCACCGGTAACACAAACTCAAGGGTTATACCACATAGATGCTAATCATTATGTTAAAATGGAGAATGATCTAAGAATGTACACTGATGATACAGTGAATAGAAAGCTCAAGGACTTAGAAGATGCAATAAGGAGTCTTCGGGGGCTTGGGAATAACCAAAGTGTGAGGTATGAAGATTTGTGTGCATTTCCCGAGATTGAGTTGCCTCCTGGTTATAAGATcccaaagtttgaaaaatttgatGGGTTCGAAAATTCTTTCTTTCACTTGAAAACTTATTGTGAAAAGTTAATTGGTGTGGGCAAGAATGAAGGAATACGG GATGACCTGGCAAATGCTTTTGTGGATCACTACAAGTTTCATGTCGACATTATTCCTGATAGAATCTCTATCACAAAGCTAAGACAGAGGTCAAATGAGAATTTTTATGAATATTCCATACACTGGAGAGAAAAAGCGACTAGGGTACATCCCCCAATGGAAGAAACTGAGATGATCAGTTACTTCATCCATGCACTAAATCTCGAATATTTTGACCGCATGATAACAATGGCTGGAAAAACATTTATTGAAATTGTCAAGACTTGA